Proteins encoded by one window of Salvia splendens isolate huo1 chromosome 7, SspV2, whole genome shotgun sequence:
- the LOC121740918 gene encoding probable aquaporin TIP1-2, which translates to MPLARITLGSLAEASQPDGIKAAIAEFISMLIFVFAGQGSGMAFAKLTDGGAATPAGLISASIAHAFALFVAVSVGANISGGHVNPAVTFGAFIGGHISLFRGLVYWIAQLLGSVVACLLLNFATGGLETSAFALSSGVSEWNAVIFEIVMTFGLVYTVYATAVDPKKGDIGTIAPIAIGLIVGANILAGGAFDGASMNPAVSFGPAVVSWTWNSHWVYWLGPLAGAAIAALVYELLFINQSPHDQLPTTDY; encoded by the exons ATGCCGCTGGCTAGAATCACTCTCGGATCTCTGGCTGAGGCCAGCCAGCCCGACGGCATCAAGGCCGCCATTGCTGAGTTCATTTCCATGCTCATCTTCGTCTTCGCCGGCCAAGGCTCCGGCATGGCTTTCG CCAAACTCACAGACGGCGGAGCAGCCACCCCGGCCGGCCTCATCTCCGCCTCCATAGCCCACGCCTTCGCCCTCTTCGTCGCGGTCTCCGTCGGCGCCAACATCTCCGGCGGCCACGTCAACCCTGCCGTCACCTTTGGTGCCTTCATCGGCGGCCACATCTCCCTCTTCCGTGGCCTCGTCTACTGGATCGCCCAATTGCTCGGATCCGTCGTCGCATGCTTGCTCCTCAACTTCGCCACCGGTGGATTG GAGACATCGGCTTTCGCGCTCTCATCCGGCGTGTCGGAGTGGAACGCCGTGATCTTCGAGATAGTGATGACCTTCGGCCTCGTGTACACCGTGTATGCAACCGCGGTGGACCCCAAGAAGGGCGACATTGGGACCATTGCCCCCATCGCCATCGGTCTCATTGTGGGCGCCAACATCCTTGCTGGAGGCGCATTCGACGGCGCCTCCATGAACCCGGCAGTCTCGTTTGGCCCGGCTGTCGTAAGCTGGACCTGGAACAGCCACTGGGTGTACTGGCTCGGCCCCTTGGCTGGCGCCGCCATCGCTGCTCTTGTCTATGAGCTCCTCTTCATCAACCAGAGCCCCCATGACCAGCTCCCTACCACAGATTACTAA
- the LOC121740919 gene encoding very-long-chain (3R)-3-hydroxyacyl-CoA dehydratase 2 codes for MSLLRSAYLFFYNLAQALGWALSLFRILSNLSSSKSTNGAFSSAGQLICILQSLAFLEVIHGAVGIVPSGVLLPLMQWGGRTHFLFAIVRRISEVQELPSVFITFVAWGVSEVIRYSHYALYCIGSSPKWITLIRYNAFIVLYPIGVFPGEMWLMYQALPFIKKENLYAYSHPFSYYNFVLLLLFCYPFLWLKLYLHLFKQRRSKLGKQEKKKRS; via the exons ATGTCACTACTGCGGAGCGCATATCTCTTCTTCTACAATCTCGCCCAAGCATTGGGATG GGCTTTATCTCTGTTCAGAATTTTGAGCAACTTGTCTTCCTCCAAGTCAACCAATGGCGCCTTCTCTTCTGCCGGTCAACTAATCT GCATTTTGCAAAGTCTTGCCTTCTTGGAAGTTATTCATGGGGCTGTTG GAATTGTGCCGAGTGGTGTGTTGCTTCCTCTGATGCAATGGGGAGGAAGGACTCACTTTTTGTTTGCTATTGTTCGTCGAATTTCAGAG GTGCAGGAACTACCGTCGGTTTTCATCACATTTGTTGCTTGGGGTGTATCTGAG GTGATCAGGTACTCACATTATGCACTCTACTGCATCGGCAGTTCACCAAAATGGATCACTTTAATCAG GTACAATGCATTCATAGTCTTGTACCCTATTGGAGTTTTTCCTGGTGAAA TGTGGCTTATGTACCAAGCGCTTCCCTTCATAAAGAAGGAAAATCTATATGCATATAGCCATCCATTCAGCTACTACAACTTCGTGCTG CTTCTTCTTTTCTGCTATCCATTTTTGTGGTTGAAACTTTACCTTCACTTATTCAAGCAACGTCGATCCAAACTTGGAAAACAAGAAAAGAAGAAGCGAAGCTGA
- the LOC121810868 gene encoding 40S ribosomal protein S15a-like: MVRVSVLNDALKSMYNAEKRGKRQVMIRPSSKVIVKFLLVMQKHGYIGEFEFVDDHRSGKIVVELNGRLNKCGVISPRFDVGVKEIEPWTARLLPSRQFGYIVLTTSAGIMDHEEARRKNVGGKVLGFFY, encoded by the exons ATGGTGAGAGTCAGCGTTCTGAATGATGCTCTCAAGAGCATGTACAATGCTGAAAAAAGGGGCAAACGTCAGGTTATGATCAGGCCTTCATCAAAGGTCATCGTCAAGTTTCTTTTGGTCATGCAGAAGCATG GATACATAGGCGAGTTTGAGTTTGTTGATGACCATAGGTCTGGAAAGATTGTGGTTGAATTGAACGGAAGGCTAAACAAGTGTGGTGTTATTAGCCCTCGTTTTGATGTTGGTGTGAAAGAAATTGAGCCTTGGACTGCTAGACTCCTTCCGTCAAGACAG TTTGGTTATATTGTGTTGACTACCTCTGCTGGTATCATGGATCATGAGGAAGCTCGGAGGAAAAATGTTGGAGGTAAAGTACTGGGCTTCTTCTATTAA
- the LOC121742277 gene encoding transcription factor MYB48-like isoform X2 — translation MDRRRGRSVGVLRELIRGPALGFHSPSFRFEGGGRREIGLKRTGKSCRLRWVNYLHPGLKRGKMTPHEERLVLQLHSKWGNRWSRIARKIPGRTDNEIKNYWRTHMRKKAQEQKKKKKSTIPQSPTSSLTSSSSTTTKGPSFYDTGGMEDFVSKKPAAEDVYSMDEIWKDIEQSSNLTAQPITVWDFPTNDLKAMWSINEEESKMLNYDSFPFYNHHMTG, via the exons ATGGACAGAAGAAGAGGACGTTCAGTTGGTGTTCTACGCGAACTTATTCGGGGACCGGCGCTGGGATTTCATAGCCCAAGTTTCAGGTTTGAAGGTGGCGGGAGACGCGAAATAG GTCTCAAAAGAACCGGCAAGAGCTGCCGTCTCCGCTGGGTCAACTACCTCCACCCTGGCCTCAAGAGGGGCAAGATGACCCCCCACGAAGAGCGCCTCGTTCTCCAACTTCACTCCAAATGGGGAAACAG ATGGTCGAGAATCGCCCGCAAAATACCTGGTCGCACTGACAACGAGATCAAGAACTACTGGCGCACCCACATGAGGAAGAAGGCTCAGgaacagaagaagaagaagaagtccaCCATTCCCCAATCTCCGACCTCCTCCCTCacttcctcctcttccaccaCAACCAAAGGCCCCAGCTTCTACGACACCGGTGGGATGGAGGACTTTGTCAGCAAGAAGCCGGCTGCTGAGGATGTCTACTCCATGGATGAGATATGGAAGGACATAGAGCAGAGCAGCAACTTGACAGCCCAACCAATCACAGTATGGGATTTCCCCACAAATGATCTCAAAGCTATGTGGTCCATTAATGAGGAAGAGAGCAAGATGCTCAACTACGATTCTTTCCCTTTTTACAATCACCATATGACTGGCTAA
- the LOC121742277 gene encoding transcription factor MYB48-like isoform X1, whose product MMGKEDESMRKGPWTEEEDVQLVFYANLFGDRRWDFIAQVSGLKRTGKSCRLRWVNYLHPGLKRGKMTPHEERLVLQLHSKWGNRWSRIARKIPGRTDNEIKNYWRTHMRKKAQEQKKKKKSTIPQSPTSSLTSSSSTTTKGPSFYDTGGMEDFVSKKPAAEDVYSMDEIWKDIEQSSNLTAQPITVWDFPTNDLKAMWSINEEESKMLNYDSFPFYNHHMTG is encoded by the exons ATGATGGGGAAAGAAGATGAGTCAATGAGAAAGGGGCCATGGACAGAAGAAGAGGACGTTCAGTTGGTGTTCTACGCGAACTTATTCGGGGACCGGCGCTGGGATTTCATAGCCCAAGTTTCAG GTCTCAAAAGAACCGGCAAGAGCTGCCGTCTCCGCTGGGTCAACTACCTCCACCCTGGCCTCAAGAGGGGCAAGATGACCCCCCACGAAGAGCGCCTCGTTCTCCAACTTCACTCCAAATGGGGAAACAG ATGGTCGAGAATCGCCCGCAAAATACCTGGTCGCACTGACAACGAGATCAAGAACTACTGGCGCACCCACATGAGGAAGAAGGCTCAGgaacagaagaagaagaagaagtccaCCATTCCCCAATCTCCGACCTCCTCCCTCacttcctcctcttccaccaCAACCAAAGGCCCCAGCTTCTACGACACCGGTGGGATGGAGGACTTTGTCAGCAAGAAGCCGGCTGCTGAGGATGTCTACTCCATGGATGAGATATGGAAGGACATAGAGCAGAGCAGCAACTTGACAGCCCAACCAATCACAGTATGGGATTTCCCCACAAATGATCTCAAAGCTATGTGGTCCATTAATGAGGAAGAGAGCAAGATGCTCAACTACGATTCTTTCCCTTTTTACAATCACCATATGACTGGCTAA